In the genome of Cellvibrio sp. KY-YJ-3, one region contains:
- the rpsL gene encoding 30S ribosomal protein S12, with protein MPTINQLVRKPRKRIVDKSDVPALQGNPQRRGVCTRVYTTTPKKPNSALRKVCRVRLTNGFEVSSYIGGEGHNLQEHSVVLIRGGRVKDLPGVRYHTVRGSLDTSGVAKRRQGRSKYGAKRPK; from the coding sequence ATGCCGACGATCAATCAGTTGGTTCGTAAGCCAAGAAAACGTATCGTAGACAAGAGCGATGTTCCTGCTCTGCAAGGCAATCCGCAAAGACGCGGTGTTTGCACTCGCGTTTATACGACTACACCTAAAAAGCCAAACTCAGCATTGCGTAAAGTATGCCGTGTTCGTTTGACTAATGGCTTTGAGGTGTCTTCCTATATCGGCGGTGAAGGCCATAACTTGCAAGAGCACAGCGTGGTGCTGATCCGTGGCGGTCGTGTAAAAGACTTGCCGGGTGTGCGTTACCACACTGTACGCGGTTCACTGGATACTTCCGGTGTTGCCAAGCGTAGACAAGGTCGCTCCAAGTACGGTGCAAAACGTCCTAAGTAA
- the fusA gene encoding elongation factor G has product MARKTPIARYRNIGICAHVDAGKTTTTERVLFYTGLSHKIGEVHDGAATTDWMVQEQERGITITSAAVTTFWKGMAGQFDEHRINVIDTPGHVDFTIEVERSLRVLDGAVVVLCGSSGVQPQTETVWRQANKYEVPRIVFVNKMDRTGASYMRVVEQLKSRLGANPVPLQMTIGAEDEFRGVVDLVKMRAIIWNEEDQGMTFSYEEIPAELQATCEKMREFLIESAAESSEELMEKYLGGEELTEEEIKAGIRARTLANEIIPVIGGSAFKNKGVQAMLDAVIDYLPAPTEVKAIEGVLEDGETIATRKASDDEPFSALAFKIATDPFVGTLTFFRVYSGTLQSGDMVLNSVKGKKERVGRMVQMHANQRQEIKEVLAGDIAAGIGFKDCTTGDTLCALDDVIILERMDFPEPVIHVAVEPKTKADQEKMGVALGKLAQEDPSFRVRTDEETGQTIIGGMGELHLDIIVDRMRREFGVEANIGKPQVAYREAIRNTCEIEGKFVRQSGGRGQYGHCWIRFSPGADESAEGLEFVNEVIGGVVPKEFIPAIQKGIAEQMQNGVLAGYPLLGLKAVVFDGSYHDVDSSEMAFKIAASMATKKLAQKGGAVLLEPIMKVEVVTPEANMGDVVGDLNRRRGMILGMDESPMGKVIDAEVPLAEMFGYATSLRSATQGRATYTMEFLKYQEAPRNVAEEFIAKGRVQRDEE; this is encoded by the coding sequence GTGGCACGTAAAACTCCAATCGCACGCTATCGTAATATTGGCATCTGCGCTCACGTTGATGCGGGTAAAACGACAACTACAGAGCGCGTATTATTTTATACCGGCTTGTCTCACAAAATTGGTGAGGTCCATGACGGCGCAGCAACTACCGACTGGATGGTGCAAGAGCAAGAGCGCGGCATCACTATTACTTCCGCTGCTGTGACTACATTCTGGAAAGGAATGGCGGGCCAATTTGATGAGCATCGCATTAATGTAATTGATACGCCTGGGCATGTTGACTTCACTATTGAAGTGGAGCGCTCTCTGCGTGTGTTGGATGGTGCTGTAGTGGTGCTGTGTGGTTCTTCGGGGGTGCAGCCGCAAACCGAAACTGTGTGGCGTCAAGCAAACAAATATGAAGTTCCGCGTATTGTATTTGTGAACAAAATGGATCGTACCGGTGCTAGCTACATGCGTGTGGTCGAGCAGCTGAAGTCCCGTTTGGGGGCTAACCCGGTTCCGCTGCAGATGACTATTGGTGCGGAGGATGAGTTTCGTGGTGTGGTCGATCTGGTTAAGATGCGCGCCATTATCTGGAATGAAGAAGATCAGGGTATGACCTTCAGCTATGAGGAGATTCCCGCGGAGCTGCAGGCAACTTGCGAAAAAATGCGTGAGTTTTTAATCGAGTCCGCCGCTGAGTCCAGTGAAGAATTGATGGAAAAATATTTGGGCGGCGAAGAACTGACCGAAGAGGAAATTAAAGCGGGAATCCGTGCGCGAACCTTGGCGAATGAGATTATTCCTGTTATTGGTGGCTCGGCTTTTAAAAATAAAGGCGTTCAAGCAATGCTTGATGCGGTTATCGATTATTTACCGGCCCCAACCGAAGTTAAGGCTATTGAGGGTGTGTTAGAGGATGGTGAGACCATTGCTACTCGCAAGGCGAGTGATGATGAGCCCTTCTCTGCGTTGGCTTTTAAGATTGCTACGGATCCTTTTGTGGGGACGTTGACTTTCTTTCGTGTTTATTCCGGGACGCTGCAGTCAGGCGATATGGTCTTAAATTCGGTAAAAGGTAAAAAAGAGCGTGTTGGTCGTATGGTGCAAATGCATGCTAACCAGCGCCAAGAGATTAAAGAGGTGTTAGCAGGTGATATTGCTGCTGGCATAGGTTTTAAAGACTGTACTACTGGTGACACCTTATGTGCGCTGGATGATGTCATTATTCTTGAGCGTATGGACTTTCCGGAGCCTGTGATTCATGTCGCGGTTGAGCCGAAAACCAAAGCAGATCAGGAAAAAATGGGTGTCGCTCTGGGTAAGTTGGCGCAAGAGGATCCTTCCTTTCGTGTGCGTACTGATGAGGAGACGGGCCAAACAATCATTGGTGGGATGGGTGAGTTGCATCTCGACATTATTGTTGATCGCATGCGCCGCGAGTTTGGTGTCGAAGCCAATATAGGAAAGCCCCAGGTGGCTTATCGTGAGGCAATTCGTAATACTTGTGAGATTGAGGGCAAGTTTGTTCGTCAATCTGGTGGTCGTGGCCAATATGGGCACTGTTGGATTCGTTTCTCTCCCGGTGCTGATGAAAGTGCAGAAGGTTTGGAATTTGTTAATGAAGTAATTGGTGGTGTGGTTCCAAAGGAATTTATACCGGCAATTCAAAAGGGTATCGCTGAGCAGATGCAAAATGGCGTGCTGGCTGGCTACCCTCTGTTAGGTTTAAAAGCGGTTGTGTTTGACGGCTCCTATCATGATGTTGATTCGTCAGAGATGGCATTTAAGATTGCTGCATCTATGGCGACCAAGAAGCTGGCTCAAAAAGGTGGCGCGGTACTGCTGGAGCCAATTATGAAGGTTGAGGTGGTTACACCAGAGGCCAACATGGGTGATGTGGTTGGCGATCTCAATCGTCGTCGCGGCATGATTCTGGGTATGGATGAAAGTCCGATGGGTAAGGTAATTGATGCGGAGGTGCCGTTGGCTGAAATGTTTGGCTACGCCACCTCGCTGCGCTCTGCCACCCAAGGGCGAGCAACCTATACCATGGAATTTTTGAAGTATCAGGAGGCTCCTCGCAATGTGGCTGAAGAGTTTATTGCGAAGGGCAGAGTGCAAAGAGACGAAGAATAG
- the rpsG gene encoding 30S ribosomal protein S7, translating to MPRRRVVAKRDTLPDPKYGNVTLAKFMNHVMISGKKSVAERIIYGAMDIVKTKLNRDPLEVFSEALENIAPLVEVKSRRVGGATYQVPVEVRASRRTALAMRWLVDYSRKRGEKSMPARLAGELMDAAQGKGAAVKKREDVHRMAEANKAFSHFRF from the coding sequence ATGCCAAGAAGACGAGTCGTCGCCAAACGCGACACGCTGCCGGATCCAAAATACGGTAACGTGACTCTGGCGAAATTTATGAACCACGTAATGATTAGTGGTAAGAAGTCGGTAGCAGAGCGCATTATTTATGGCGCGATGGATATCGTTAAAACCAAATTGAATCGTGATCCTCTGGAGGTTTTCTCCGAGGCCCTCGAAAATATCGCTCCGCTGGTTGAGGTTAAATCTCGCCGTGTGGGTGGTGCAACTTACCAAGTTCCAGTTGAGGTTCGTGCTTCTCGCCGTACCGCTCTGGCAATGCGTTGGTTGGTGGATTACTCGCGTAAGCGTGGTGAGAAATCAATGCCTGCGCGTTTGGCGGGTGAGTTGATGGATGCTGCACAGGGTAAAGGTGCTGCGGTTAAGAAGCGTGAAGACGTTCACCGCATGGCAGAAGCGAACAAGGCGTTCTCTCACTTCCGTTTCTAA
- the rpoC gene encoding DNA-directed RNA polymerase subunit beta' — protein MKDLLNLLKSQGQVEEFDSIRISLASPEMIRSWSFGEVKKPETINYRTFKPEREGLFCAKIFGPVKDYECLCGKYKRMKHRGIICEKCGVEVTLAKVRRERMGHIELASPVAHIWFLKSLPSRIGLLLDMTLRDIERVLYFESYVVTEPGMTTLERGQLLSDEQYFEAMEEFGDEFEAQMGAEAIQTLMRAIDLESEIQRLREEIPNTTSETKIKKYSKRLKLLEAFFFSGNKPEWMVMEVLPVLPPDLRPLVPLDGGRFATSDLNDLYRRVINRNNRLKRLLDLNAPDIIVRNEKRMLQEAVDALLDNGRRGRAITGSNKRPLKSLADMIKGKQGRFRQNLLGKRVDYSGRSVIVVGPTLRLHQCGLPKKMALELFKPFIFSKLELRGLATTIKAAKKMVEREEAVVWDILDEVIREHPVLLNRAPTLHRLGIQAFEPVLIEGKAIQLHPLVCSAYNADFDGDQMAVHVPLTIEAQLEARALMMSTNNILSPASGEPIIVPSQDVVLGLYWMTRDRVNAKGENMIFADTAEVSRAYYSKQVDLQARIKVRLVETLIGAEGERTSETKLVETTVGRVLLWEIVPPGIPLEMINRPMVKKAISAVINYCYRVVGLKATVIFADRLMYMGYDFSTKSGSSIGVNDFTIPAAKAEIIGRADAEVKEIETQYASGLVTQGEKYNKVIDIWSRANDLVAKSMMEGISKEAVINRDGVEELQPSFNSVFMYADSGARGSPAQIRQLAGMRGLMARPDGSIIETPIKANFREGLNVLQYFISTHGARKGLADTALKTANSGYLTRRLVDVAQDLVVTMQDCGTDEGLTMSPVIEGGDVIESLGDRILGRIIARDVIRPGTDEILVPAGTMIDEAWVERVEAMGIDEVLVRSPITCEARSGICSMCYGRDLARGHRVNVGEAVGVIAAQSIGEPGTQLTMRTFHIGGAASRASAADSVQVKQEGTVRLLNVKVVSNPAGNLVAVSRSGELAIADASGRERERYKIPYGALITVKDGEAVKGGQVIAKWDPHTHPIVSEVAGTVAFSGMEDGLSIRRQTDELTGLSSIEVLDPAERPSAGKDLRPAVTLVDSKGKELFLANTNVPAHYMLPAKAILSINNHDIINVGDIIARIPQEGSKTRDITGGLPRVADLFEARRPKEPSILAEISGTVSFGKETKGKRRLIITPVDGQLLPDGSTHYEVLIPKHRQLTVFEGEMVAKGEVVSDGPSNPHDILRLQGVEALARYITNEIQDVYRLQGVKINDKHIETIVRQMLRKVEITTMGDSTFVKGEQVEYNQLLEENEKLRAEARQPANYERQLLGITKASLATESFISAASFQETTRVLTEAAVTGKKDALRGLKENVVVGRLIPAGTGLAYHSDRKRRREAAQVHDVGVSAEDVEAALTEALKSSIG, from the coding sequence TTGAAAGACTTACTGAATTTACTCAAGTCCCAGGGACAGGTCGAAGAATTCGACTCTATTCGTATTAGCTTGGCATCACCTGAAATGATTCGTTCCTGGTCGTTTGGCGAAGTGAAAAAGCCAGAGACCATCAACTATCGTACCTTCAAGCCTGAGCGTGAAGGTCTATTCTGCGCCAAGATCTTTGGCCCGGTAAAAGATTACGAATGCTTGTGCGGCAAGTACAAGCGTATGAAGCACCGTGGCATTATCTGTGAGAAGTGCGGTGTTGAAGTGACCTTGGCTAAAGTGCGTCGTGAGCGTATGGGCCACATCGAACTGGCTAGCCCGGTTGCACATATTTGGTTCCTGAAATCACTGCCGAGCCGTATTGGTTTGTTGCTGGATATGACCCTGCGTGATATCGAGCGTGTATTGTATTTTGAATCCTATGTAGTGACCGAGCCAGGTATGACTACGCTGGAGCGCGGTCAATTGCTCTCTGACGAGCAATACTTCGAAGCCATGGAAGAGTTCGGTGACGAATTCGAAGCGCAAATGGGTGCTGAAGCGATTCAGACCTTGATGCGTGCTATTGATCTGGAATCAGAAATTCAACGCCTGCGCGAAGAAATTCCAAATACCACCAGCGAAACCAAAATCAAAAAATACTCCAAACGCCTGAAGCTGTTGGAGGCATTCTTCTTCTCTGGCAACAAGCCTGAGTGGATGGTGATGGAAGTGTTGCCGGTATTGCCGCCAGATCTGCGTCCATTGGTTCCACTGGACGGCGGCCGCTTTGCGACTTCCGACCTGAACGATTTGTACCGTCGCGTAATCAACCGTAACAACCGTTTGAAGCGTCTGTTGGATCTGAATGCGCCGGACATTATCGTGCGCAACGAAAAGCGTATGCTGCAAGAAGCGGTAGATGCGTTGCTGGATAACGGTCGCCGTGGTCGTGCGATCACCGGTTCGAACAAGCGTCCGCTGAAATCGTTGGCAGACATGATCAAAGGTAAGCAAGGTCGTTTCCGTCAAAACCTGCTCGGTAAGCGCGTTGACTACTCCGGTCGTTCGGTAATTGTGGTAGGTCCAACCCTGCGTTTGCATCAGTGCGGCCTGCCGAAGAAAATGGCCTTGGAATTGTTCAAGCCATTTATTTTCAGCAAGCTTGAATTGCGCGGTTTGGCGACCACGATTAAAGCCGCCAAGAAAATGGTTGAGCGCGAAGAGGCTGTCGTTTGGGATATCCTCGACGAAGTAATCCGCGAGCATCCTGTGCTCCTGAACCGTGCACCAACACTTCACCGTCTTGGTATCCAGGCGTTTGAGCCAGTACTGATTGAAGGTAAGGCAATCCAGCTGCACCCGCTCGTCTGCTCTGCGTATAACGCGGATTTCGACGGTGACCAAATGGCAGTTCACGTTCCACTGACTATTGAAGCTCAGTTGGAAGCGCGCGCATTGATGATGTCTACCAACAACATCCTGTCACCCGCATCAGGTGAGCCCATCATCGTTCCTTCGCAAGACGTGGTATTGGGCTTGTACTGGATGACTCGTGATCGTGTTAATGCCAAAGGCGAAAACATGATTTTTGCAGATACTGCAGAAGTATCACGTGCTTATTACTCCAAACAAGTTGACCTGCAAGCGCGCATCAAAGTGCGTTTGGTTGAAACACTGATTGGTGCTGAAGGCGAAAGAACCAGTGAAACCAAACTGGTAGAAACTACCGTTGGCCGCGTATTGCTGTGGGAAATTGTTCCGCCTGGCATCCCGCTGGAAATGATCAACCGCCCAATGGTTAAGAAAGCCATCTCTGCGGTTATCAACTACTGCTATCGCGTAGTGGGACTGAAGGCTACGGTTATTTTTGCTGACCGCTTGATGTACATGGGCTATGACTTCTCTACCAAGTCAGGCTCCTCTATTGGTGTTAACGACTTTACTATTCCTGCTGCCAAGGCTGAGATCATTGGTCGCGCTGATGCAGAAGTGAAAGAAATCGAAACTCAATACGCCTCTGGTCTGGTGACTCAGGGCGAGAAATACAACAAGGTCATCGATATTTGGTCTCGTGCTAACGATTTAGTTGCCAAATCGATGATGGAAGGTATTTCTAAAGAAGCTGTTATCAACCGTGATGGCGTTGAAGAATTACAGCCTTCATTCAACTCCGTATTTATGTACGCCGACTCAGGTGCGCGTGGTTCGCCCGCACAGATTCGTCAGTTGGCGGGTATGCGTGGTTTGATGGCGCGTCCTGATGGCTCGATCATTGAGACCCCCATTAAGGCAAACTTCCGCGAAGGCTTGAACGTACTTCAGTACTTTATTTCTACGCACGGTGCGCGTAAAGGTTTGGCGGATACCGCATTGAAGACAGCCAACTCCGGTTACTTGACCCGTCGTTTGGTTGATGTGGCGCAGGATTTGGTGGTGACCATGCAGGATTGTGGTACCGATGAAGGTTTGACCATGTCACCAGTAATCGAAGGTGGTGATGTTATCGAATCGCTGGGTGATCGTATCCTCGGTCGTATTATCGCGCGCGATGTGATTCGCCCTGGTACTGATGAGATTCTGGTTCCTGCTGGCACCATGATTGATGAAGCTTGGGTCGAGCGCGTTGAAGCAATGGGGATCGATGAGGTTCTTGTTCGCTCACCGATTACCTGTGAGGCGCGCAGTGGCATCTGTTCTATGTGTTATGGTCGCGACTTGGCTCGTGGTCATCGCGTCAATGTGGGTGAGGCGGTTGGTGTTATTGCTGCTCAGTCAATCGGTGAGCCAGGCACCCAGCTGACAATGCGTACATTCCACATTGGCGGTGCGGCATCGCGAGCGTCTGCTGCCGATAGCGTGCAGGTAAAACAAGAAGGTACTGTACGTTTACTCAACGTTAAAGTTGTTAGTAACCCTGCAGGCAACTTGGTTGCTGTATCTCGTTCGGGTGAGTTGGCAATTGCTGATGCCAGTGGTCGCGAGCGCGAGCGTTACAAGATCCCTTATGGTGCATTAATCACCGTTAAGGATGGCGAGGCAGTTAAAGGTGGCCAAGTTATCGCTAAATGGGATCCGCATACTCACCCCATCGTATCGGAAGTGGCAGGTACTGTTGCCTTCTCTGGTATGGAAGATGGTCTTTCTATTCGTCGTCAGACTGATGAATTGACTGGCCTGAGTTCGATTGAGGTGTTGGATCCTGCTGAGCGCCCATCTGCGGGTAAGGATTTGCGCCCTGCAGTAACCTTGGTTGATAGCAAAGGTAAAGAGTTGTTCCTGGCCAATACCAATGTACCCGCGCATTACATGTTGCCAGCTAAGGCGATTTTGAGCATCAACAATCATGACATCATTAATGTTGGTGACATTATTGCTCGTATCCCGCAAGAGGGTTCCAAGACTCGCGACATCACCGGTGGTCTGCCGCGCGTTGCTGACCTGTTCGAAGCTCGTCGCCCGAAAGAGCCGTCAATCCTGGCGGAAATTTCCGGTACCGTGAGCTTCGGTAAAGAAACCAAGGGCAAGCGTCGCTTGATTATTACGCCTGTGGATGGACAGCTTCTGCCAGATGGTTCAACCCACTACGAAGTGTTGATCCCAAAACACCGTCAGCTGACTGTGTTTGAGGGGGAGATGGTTGCCAAGGGTGAAGTTGTATCTGATGGTCCAAGCAATCCGCACGATATTTTGCGCCTGCAAGGTGTTGAGGCTCTAGCTCGTTATATTACTAACGAAATTCAGGATGTTTACCGCTTGCAGGGGGTGAAAATCAACGACAAGCACATTGAGACCATTGTGCGTCAAATGTTGCGTAAAGTTGAAATTACCACCATGGGCGATTCAACCTTCGTTAAAGGCGAGCAAGTTGAATATAACCAACTGCTGGAAGAAAACGAAAAGCTGCGTGCTGAAGCTCGCCAGCCTGCAAATTACGAGCGTCAATTGCTCGGGATTACCAAGGCATCTCTGGCGACAGAATCGTTTATTTCGGCTGCCTCTTTCCAAGAGACAACACGTGTTCTTACCGAAGCAGCAGTAACCGGAAAGAAAGATGCGTTGCGCGGTTTGAAAGAGAACGTGGTGGTTGGTCGATTGATTCCGGCTGGTACAGGTTTGGCCTATCACTCAGATCGCAAACGCCGCCGCGAAGCTGCTCAAGTACACGATGTGGGTGTGAGTGCTGAAGATGTTGAAGCAGCATTAACCGAAGCATTGAAATCAAGCATTGGCTAA